One Pseudomonas fluorescens genomic region harbors:
- a CDS encoding ATP-binding protein, with protein sequence MKITRSMNTYDIEELYPLCYTHSEMRLPVSMSHGGLLGVDASLAQLVITWAKAQNKSTLHLYADTENALEHVSQLAKTAAGLAALVMSSDIESENHDPIDRRAALTVIRPMIEAMFESDLKHTSGGKGARPRVINLFSINHAQMEYIKPFYYGEREPEVHKWPTFSTLIEDLSSVMHTRHERNALMRSGLSALGTVLEELISNADEHASCDLMGDKYKKGLRGMTVKASRISKTEIKNYSHTEPEFARFVIKHMIKDVEALDFLELSIIDSGPGLARRWLSMREGAPLESLDKLTLDEELQATLDCFKKHVTTKPSKESGMGLHNAVQAFNKLQAYVRLRTGRLSLSQAFQGHEGEVAYHPKKWSGGGELEAAEGTVFTICIPVN encoded by the coding sequence ATGAAAATCACTCGAAGCATGAATACGTATGACATAGAGGAGCTCTACCCTCTGTGTTACACCCATTCGGAGATGCGGTTGCCCGTGTCCATGAGCCATGGAGGACTTCTGGGGGTCGACGCATCTCTCGCGCAGCTCGTGATCACCTGGGCAAAAGCCCAGAACAAAAGCACGTTGCACCTGTACGCAGACACTGAAAACGCTCTCGAACACGTTTCGCAACTTGCCAAAACGGCGGCAGGTTTAGCCGCGCTGGTCATGAGTTCAGACATTGAATCGGAAAATCACGATCCGATTGACCGGCGCGCAGCATTGACTGTGATTCGACCAATGATTGAAGCAATGTTCGAAAGTGATCTGAAACACACATCAGGAGGCAAAGGGGCTCGCCCCAGGGTGATCAATCTCTTCAGCATCAACCACGCGCAGATGGAGTACATCAAGCCCTTCTACTACGGGGAACGAGAACCTGAAGTCCATAAGTGGCCAACCTTCTCCACCTTGATCGAAGACCTGTCATCAGTCATGCACACCAGGCATGAGCGCAATGCGTTGATGCGCAGCGGCCTTAGCGCCTTGGGCACTGTCCTTGAAGAGCTGATATCGAACGCTGACGAACATGCGTCATGCGATTTGATGGGAGACAAATACAAAAAGGGCTTGCGTGGCATGACTGTCAAAGCAAGTCGCATCAGCAAAACGGAGATCAAGAACTACTCCCACACTGAACCCGAATTTGCGCGCTTCGTCATCAAGCACATGATCAAAGACGTCGAAGCGCTCGACTTCCTTGAACTATCAATCATCGACAGCGGCCCTGGCCTCGCACGACGCTGGCTTTCAATGAGAGAAGGGGCACCGCTTGAGTCGTTGGACAAGCTAACACTTGATGAGGAACTTCAGGCCACCCTCGACTGCTTTAAAAAACACGTCACGACCAAGCCGTCGAAGGAATCCGGTATGGGCCTGCACAACGCCGTTCAGGCTTTTAACAAGCTTCAAGCCTACGTTCGCTTACGCACAGGCAGACTTAGCCTCTCACAGGCGTTTCAAGGGCACGAAGGCGAGGTGGCCTACCACCCCAAAAAATGGAGTGGCGGTGGTGAGCTCGAAGCCGCTGAAGGGACTGTCTTCACCATCTGCATCCCGGTGAACTGA
- a CDS encoding XRE family transcriptional regulator, translating into MSRGITDFQPGRLIQALAARALSQVQLAAMVGVSPATISKWKSGQQAPEAEALASLSKVINVCPEWFTRPLPKKGSLPLFRSNASAHVSARAMLEARLEWTQDIVLAMNEFVDFPDVNLPVRSFTDPQQIANSDIEEAASECRDFWSLGRRAIPDLAMAVEGAGVIVVREETGIAPIEGLSAWSYELQRPLILLSADKGNGFRSRFDLAHELGHLILHKGIDRSTDPERYKLMESQAHRFAGAFLLPAETFAADVRTPVTLDSLLLLKQRWGVSVAAMIMRLEALKIIDADEKLVLFKRRSARWGAKSEPGDDARTPEQPRLLKRTIELLSSTGVMPIESVSNYIGLAANDVEKLAGLPERYLSGKASVFHLAKLKSMVSGDSAIKSGDSGVVLPFNRGS; encoded by the coding sequence ATGAGCCGGGGCATTACAGATTTCCAGCCAGGTCGATTGATTCAAGCATTGGCTGCCCGCGCGCTTTCGCAAGTACAGCTCGCTGCCATGGTCGGCGTATCACCGGCCACGATCAGCAAGTGGAAGTCTGGGCAGCAGGCACCCGAAGCGGAGGCGCTAGCCAGCCTCTCCAAGGTCATCAATGTTTGCCCTGAATGGTTTACCCGCCCTCTTCCTAAGAAGGGGTCGTTGCCTCTTTTTCGAAGCAATGCGTCTGCACACGTCTCCGCGAGGGCTATGCTGGAAGCCCGGCTAGAATGGACGCAGGACATTGTCTTGGCGATGAACGAATTCGTGGACTTTCCGGACGTAAATCTTCCAGTCAGGTCGTTCACCGATCCTCAGCAAATTGCCAATTCCGACATCGAGGAAGCTGCCAGTGAATGCAGAGACTTCTGGAGTCTTGGCCGTCGTGCAATTCCTGATTTAGCAATGGCTGTGGAGGGTGCCGGCGTTATCGTAGTACGGGAGGAAACGGGTATCGCGCCGATCGAAGGCCTTTCTGCATGGAGCTACGAACTTCAGCGGCCACTGATACTTCTGTCAGCCGACAAAGGTAATGGCTTTCGCAGTCGATTTGACCTGGCGCACGAGCTCGGCCACCTCATTCTTCACAAAGGCATTGACCGTTCAACCGATCCCGAGCGCTACAAGCTGATGGAGTCACAGGCTCATCGGTTCGCCGGCGCTTTCCTACTGCCCGCAGAAACGTTTGCAGCCGATGTGAGGACTCCGGTCACACTGGACAGCCTACTGTTGCTCAAGCAGCGCTGGGGCGTCTCCGTTGCGGCAATGATCATGCGCCTCGAAGCGCTCAAGATCATCGATGCTGATGAAAAGCTTGTTTTGTTCAAGCGCAGGTCGGCCAGGTGGGGAGCTAAATCCGAGCCAGGAGATGATGCGCGCACTCCAGAGCAACCTCGGCTTCTCAAGCGTACGATCGAGTTGTTGTCGTCTACCGGAGTTATGCCGATTGAGTCGGTATCTAACTATATCGGTTTGGCTGCAAACGATGTGGAAAAGCTGGCGGGCTTACCGGAGCGGTATTTGTCCGGTAAAGCTTCGGTCTTCCATCTGGCGAAGCTGAAGTCCATGGTCAGCGGCGATTCAGCCATCAAATCGGGTGACAGTGGTGTGGTGCTCCCCTTCAATCGGGGTAGCTGA
- a CDS encoding RNA-directed DNA polymerase, which translates to MHQLEPLDALIYTGLVYLVAEKVEQARMGPEVSCAYRIEVSHNSFFSRGSGFDTYRENCERLASQHSYVLSTDISDFYNQVYLHRIRNGLEEIGTGAALAKEIESFLMRLNVKSSQGLPVGPAASIFLAEAALIDVDQFIAQRGLEHVRYVDDYRIFSDDEADLKTILEDLVVYLHQQHRLGLVSEKTKIQDSATFLHVELQNAYQLEKLDLMRSIEAGNQYGEYQEVEEEHEDDDDSDDSDDTSLGERLSEALTRAKDSGVIDLGVMRAIIRRAKNAQDCTIAPLLSEDLEFYLPVINDVALYFDSLPSMITWCWRPLYPTHAFRAILKAKAQGFGSAGILPGMLLHIPQR; encoded by the coding sequence GTGCATCAGCTCGAACCACTCGATGCGCTGATCTATACCGGACTCGTCTACCTGGTGGCCGAGAAGGTCGAGCAGGCGCGTATGGGGCCAGAAGTGTCCTGTGCCTACCGGATCGAGGTCAGTCACAACAGCTTCTTCTCACGAGGATCAGGCTTTGACACGTATCGCGAAAACTGTGAGCGGCTGGCAAGCCAACACAGCTACGTGCTGTCCACAGACATCAGCGATTTCTACAATCAGGTTTACCTGCACCGCATCCGTAATGGCCTGGAGGAAATCGGCACCGGCGCCGCCCTCGCCAAGGAAATCGAATCGTTCCTGATGCGGCTAAATGTCAAGTCATCCCAAGGTTTGCCTGTGGGCCCTGCGGCCTCAATCTTCCTAGCGGAAGCAGCGCTGATAGACGTCGATCAGTTCATCGCACAAAGGGGACTTGAGCATGTTCGTTACGTAGATGATTACCGAATCTTCAGTGACGACGAAGCAGACCTGAAGACCATCCTGGAAGACCTGGTGGTGTACCTGCACCAACAGCACCGGCTTGGTTTGGTCTCAGAGAAAACCAAGATTCAGGACTCAGCAACTTTCCTCCATGTGGAGTTGCAGAACGCCTACCAACTGGAGAAACTCGATCTTATGCGCAGCATCGAGGCCGGCAATCAGTACGGAGAGTATCAGGAAGTAGAGGAAGAACACGAAGACGATGACGACAGCGATGATAGCGATGACACCAGCCTTGGGGAGCGCCTCTCTGAAGCCTTGACGCGCGCAAAAGACTCAGGCGTGATCGACCTCGGTGTGATGCGAGCCATCATCAGACGGGCGAAGAATGCCCAAGACTGTACGATCGCTCCCCTGCTCTCTGAAGACCTCGAGTTCTACCTTCCGGTGATCAATGACGTAGCACTCTATTTTGATTCCCTGCCCTCGATGATCACCTGGTGTTGGCGCCCGCTCTATCCCACGCATGCGTTCAGGGCCATCTTGAAAGCCAAAGCGCAAGGGTTTGGATCGGCTGGTATCTTGCCCGGCATGTTGCTGCACATACCCCAGCGTTGA